The following coding sequences are from one Capsicum annuum cultivar UCD-10X-F1 chromosome 3, UCD10Xv1.1, whole genome shotgun sequence window:
- the LOC107862971 gene encoding WAT1-related protein At5g64700 produces the protein MVMKMEKIKKKLNGSNVLIGMLTVQVIATGLQLLSKVILSHGTFVFALTTYRHVVATLCIAPFALLWERESLKKVTWSIFFWLFMIALTGIIMAMGLFYYGLKDTTATYATNFLNLIPIVTFIFSTVLGMERLRLKTKIGKIKLLGAMLCLAGALTITLYKGKVFYISHNHKHQNISKANENVVRGTIFLMCSCMSYACWFLIQAKVSKVFPYKYSATFIVSMIATVQGAIVGVCIDRRKASWKLGFNLQLITIFYSGALATAATFCFISWTVTKKGPTYPSMFNPLALIFVTIAEAVLLGQEMSIGSLLGMFLIIVGLYSFLRAKTQELTQIGLPNPGDAEAPPPPENGIITRTKNMELPILALENARFLPTPVEVAPAPIEKQEDKDEEKQSI, from the exons ATGGTGATGAAGATggagaagataaagaaaaagttgaatGGATCAAATGTGTTGATAGGAATGTTGACAGTTCAAGTGATAGCAACTGGATTACAACTTCTTTCAAAAGTGATATTAAGTCATGGCACCTTTGTTTTTGCCCTCACGACTTATCGTCATGTCGTTGCTACTCTTTGCATCGCCCCTTTTGCTTTACTTTGGGAAAG GGAGAGTTTGAAGAAAGTGACGTGGTCAATATTTTTCTGGCTGTTTATGATAGCATTAACGGG GATCATCATGGCCATGGGACTTTTCTATTATGGCCTCAAAGACACAACTGCCACATATGCTACTAACTTCCTCAATCTGATTCCAATTGTCACATTCATCTTCTCAACTGTGTTAGG TATGGAAAGGCTAAGGCTGAAGACGAAGATTGGTAAAATTAAGCTTTTAGGTGCAATGTTGTGCTTGGCTGGAGCATTGACAATTACTCTTTACAAAGGGAAAGTATTCTATATCAGTCATAACCACAAGCATCAAAATATTTCCAAGGCTAATGAGAATGTGGTTCGTGGAACTATATTTTTGATGTGTAGCTGTATGTCCTATGCTTGTTGGTTCCTTATACAG GCCAAGGTGTCCAAAGTGTTCCCATACAAATATTCTGCAACATTTATTGTAAGCATGATTGCAACTGTCCAAGGCGCGATTGTTGGAGTATGCATAGATAGAAGAAAGGCCTCTTGGAAGCTGGGATTCAATTTGCAGCTAATCACTATCTTTTACTCG GGAGCATTGGCAACGGCAGCAACATTCTGCTTCATATCATGGACAGTTACAAAAAAAGGACCAACTTATCCTTCTATGTTCAATCCTCTGGCTTTGATTTTTGTTACTATCGCGGAAGCTGTCTTACTTGGTCAAGAGATGAGTATCGGGAG cTTGCTTGGCATGTTTCTGATCATTGTGGGATTATACTCTTTCCTGAGGGCAAAAACCCAAGAGCTCACACAAATTGGATTACCAAATCCAGGGGATGCTGAAGCACCACCACCACCCGAAAATGGAATAATAACGCGTACTAAGAACATGGAATTGCCAATTTTAGCACTCGAAAATGCTAGATTTCTACCAACACCAGTAGAAGTTGCTCCAGCTCCTATCGAAAAACAAGAAGACAAAGACGAAGAAAAACAAAGCATATGA